One region of Streptomyces sp. NBC_00442 genomic DNA includes:
- a CDS encoding NAD(P)/FAD-dependent oxidoreductase, giving the protein MRILVVGGGYVGMYTALRLQRRLKTELRSGTAEITVVAPDPYMTYQPFLPEAAAGNISPRHVVVPLRRVLDKCRIVIGEAERVDHARRTATVTTLASPEDGTGAVELPYDELVIAPGSISRTLPVPGLADHAIGFKTVEEAIGLRNHVIEQMDIASSTRDPAIRDAALTFVFVGGGYAGVEALAELEDMARYTARYYHNIKPEDLKWILVEASDRILPEVGAEMGTYAIRELRARNIDVRLETRLDSCENRVAVLSDGARFPTRTVVWTAGVKPAPILAATDLPLTERGRLRCTAELRVEGVQHAWAAGDAAAVPDLTAEDKGAECAPNAQHAVRQAKVLAENVAAAVRGGALTEYRHRYAGSVASLGLHKGVAHVYGRKLKGYPAWFMHRAYHLSRVPTFNRKARVLAEWTLAGLFKREIVSLGSLEHPRAEFEIAAGGGPPAKGPAPHDN; this is encoded by the coding sequence GTGCGCATTCTCGTGGTCGGCGGCGGATACGTCGGGATGTACACGGCGCTGCGTCTGCAACGAAGGCTCAAGACGGAGCTGAGGAGCGGGACCGCCGAGATCACCGTGGTGGCCCCCGACCCGTACATGACGTACCAGCCGTTCCTGCCCGAAGCGGCGGCGGGCAACATCTCCCCGCGCCACGTCGTGGTCCCGCTGCGCCGGGTCCTGGACAAGTGCCGGATCGTCATCGGCGAGGCCGAACGCGTCGACCACGCCCGGCGCACCGCCACCGTCACGACCCTGGCCTCGCCCGAGGACGGCACCGGCGCCGTCGAGCTGCCCTACGACGAACTCGTCATCGCGCCCGGTTCGATCTCGCGCACCCTGCCGGTCCCCGGCCTCGCCGACCACGCCATCGGCTTCAAGACCGTCGAAGAGGCCATCGGCCTGCGCAACCACGTCATCGAGCAGATGGACATCGCCTCCTCGACCCGCGACCCCGCCATCCGCGACGCCGCCCTCACCTTCGTCTTCGTCGGCGGTGGCTACGCGGGCGTCGAAGCGCTCGCCGAGCTGGAGGACATGGCCCGCTACACCGCGCGGTACTACCACAACATCAAGCCCGAGGACCTGAAGTGGATCCTCGTCGAGGCCAGCGACCGGATCCTGCCCGAGGTCGGCGCTGAAATGGGCACGTACGCGATCCGCGAGCTGCGCGCCCGCAACATCGACGTACGCCTGGAAACCCGGCTCGACAGCTGCGAGAACCGGGTCGCCGTCCTCAGCGACGGCGCCCGCTTCCCCACCCGGACCGTCGTGTGGACCGCGGGCGTCAAACCCGCCCCAATCCTCGCCGCGACCGACCTGCCGCTCACCGAGCGCGGCCGGCTGCGGTGCACCGCCGAACTGCGCGTCGAGGGCGTCCAGCACGCGTGGGCGGCCGGCGACGCGGCCGCCGTCCCCGACCTGACCGCCGAGGACAAGGGCGCCGAATGCGCGCCCAACGCGCAGCACGCCGTGCGCCAGGCCAAGGTGCTCGCCGAGAACGTCGCCGCGGCGGTGCGGGGCGGAGCCCTCACGGAGTACCGGCACAGGTACGCCGGCTCGGTCGCGTCCCTCGGCCTGCACAAGGGCGTCGCCCACGTCTACGGCCGTAAACTCAAGGGCTACCCGGCGTGGTTCATGCACCGCGCCTACCACCTGAGCCGCGTCCCCACCTTCAACCGCAAGGCCCGCGTGCTCGCCGAATGGACCCTCGCCGGGCTGTTCAAACGCGAGATCGTCTCGCTCGGCTCCCTTGAACACCCGCGCGCCGAGTTCGAGATCGCCGCGGGCGGCGGGCCGCCCGCCAAGGGCCCCGCCCCGCACGACAACTGA
- a CDS encoding TetR/AcrR family transcriptional regulator — protein MHIQDSHWQTAVVAASEGNGRLGAGPGVGGSRSAPLRVDAQRNLEHVLRAAREVFGELGYGAPMEDVARRARVGVGTVYRRFPSKDVLVRRIAEEETSRLTDQARTALGQEDEPWSALSRFLRTSVASGAGRLLPPQVLRVGADGEDTEGVRADAPQPEGAREGFDEARVPQQRQVGAAEQGSGWGRIVEQRSAPEQELGDAGAAELLDVVGQLVDRARAAGALRGDVTVADVLLVIATAAPSLPDANQQAAASARLLDILLEGLRSRPS, from the coding sequence ATGCACATTCAGGACTCTCATTGGCAGACGGCCGTCGTCGCCGCATCCGAGGGAAACGGCCGGCTCGGCGCGGGTCCCGGCGTCGGCGGGTCGCGTTCCGCGCCGCTGCGGGTGGACGCCCAGCGCAACCTGGAGCACGTGCTGCGCGCGGCGCGCGAGGTGTTCGGCGAGCTCGGTTACGGGGCTCCGATGGAGGACGTTGCGCGCCGGGCCAGGGTGGGTGTGGGCACCGTCTACCGGCGGTTCCCGAGCAAGGACGTCCTGGTCCGCCGGATAGCCGAGGAGGAGACCTCGCGCCTGACCGACCAGGCCCGCACGGCGCTCGGCCAGGAGGACGAGCCGTGGTCCGCGCTCTCCCGCTTCCTGCGCACGTCGGTGGCCTCGGGCGCCGGGCGGCTGCTTCCGCCGCAGGTGCTGCGGGTGGGTGCGGACGGCGAGGACACCGAGGGCGTACGGGCCGACGCGCCGCAGCCCGAGGGCGCCCGCGAGGGGTTCGACGAGGCGCGGGTGCCGCAGCAGCGCCAGGTCGGCGCGGCCGAGCAGGGGTCCGGCTGGGGCCGGATCGTCGAGCAGCGCTCGGCGCCCGAGCAGGAGCTGGGCGACGCGGGCGCGGCCGAACTGCTCGACGTGGTCGGACAGTTGGTGGACCGGGCGCGGGCCGCGGGTGCGCTGCGCGGTGACGTGACCGTTGCCGATGTGCTCCTGGTGATAGCCACGGCGGCGCCGTCGCTGCCGGATGCCAACCAGCAGGCCGCCGCTTCCGCGCGGTTGCTCGACATCCTGCTCGAAGGGCTCCGCTCGCGCCCGTCCTGA